In Leptospira stimsonii, a single window of DNA contains:
- a CDS encoding hybrid sensor histidine kinase/response regulator: MLQHSINSTMLAKKEPAMSFLESFLIKLFRSPVGLIKSLFGNQFRSKGWLALSDSEEQRKIELLLNHLFQVFEELSSGQSLKDILLTLTSAIEEYRSDIHASILLLDKDKVTLRHGAAPSLPKEYNESIDGIKIGPKVGSCGTAAFTKKLIVVENIQTDPLWENYRELAERFHLRSCWSHPILSTSNQVLGTFALYYNEPKKPSELDLRLIHSLAHIAGIAIERKRIEDLKSESEARYRSLVEQASDTIFLTNQEGRYVEINPSGCALLGYTKEEFENLTIWDVIEPEDLKKNPLRLKELRTGKPVLSERKLVRKDGSIVPVEINAKILKNGFLQGIVRNISERKTAEEIVRQAQKMESIGLLAGGVAHDFNNLLTMIMGSAEVMKLRIENDSDLNKQVLRIIEAAKRGGSITKQLLLFSRPGSSELKPISISHIIREVTDILSFSLPKNISIETKIDLTNGIIQGDSGHLHQVILNLALNARDAMPDGGKITIRETTARGEEVRKKYPSGKATDYVCILVSDTGKGMSPETKQKIFEPFFTTKERGKGTGLGLSIVDTITKNHFGFIDVESIANKGTTFKLYFPAVSATESSSSESGRQITNLHANVLIVDDEIMVLEVLKDILEISGCKVFTANSGKDAVEIFQNQGLPFDLVITDLGMPEMSGDVLFQKLKELKSDIKVIVTSGHIERDKKDRLLFQGVQAILDKPYKIEEVQSVIRKILQ, translated from the coding sequence ATGCTTCAACATTCTATAAATTCAACCATGCTCGCAAAAAAAGAACCGGCCATGTCATTTTTAGAATCGTTCTTAATTAAGCTTTTCAGATCTCCTGTCGGTTTAATCAAATCATTATTCGGAAATCAGTTCCGTTCGAAAGGTTGGCTCGCTCTTTCCGACTCCGAGGAGCAGAGAAAAATCGAACTTCTTCTAAATCACCTCTTCCAGGTTTTTGAAGAACTTTCTTCCGGCCAATCGCTTAAAGACATACTTCTTACCCTCACCTCTGCAATCGAGGAGTATCGTTCCGATATACATGCAAGCATTCTTTTGTTGGACAAGGATAAAGTTACTCTTAGACACGGTGCCGCTCCGAGTTTGCCGAAAGAATACAACGAGAGCATTGACGGAATAAAAATCGGCCCGAAAGTCGGCTCCTGCGGGACGGCCGCCTTCACAAAAAAGCTGATCGTGGTTGAAAACATTCAAACAGATCCCCTCTGGGAAAATTATCGCGAACTAGCAGAAAGATTCCATTTGAGGTCCTGTTGGTCACATCCGATTCTTTCTACATCCAATCAGGTTTTAGGCACGTTCGCCCTCTATTACAACGAACCCAAAAAGCCTTCCGAGTTGGACTTGCGATTAATCCATTCACTTGCCCATATTGCCGGAATCGCGATCGAAAGAAAAAGAATCGAGGATCTCAAATCTGAAAGCGAAGCACGATATCGATCCTTAGTCGAACAAGCATCGGATACAATTTTTCTCACGAACCAGGAAGGCAGATACGTTGAAATCAACCCGAGCGGCTGTGCGCTGTTAGGTTACACAAAGGAAGAATTCGAAAACCTTACGATTTGGGACGTAATCGAGCCGGAAGACCTTAAGAAAAATCCGCTTCGTCTGAAAGAACTTCGTACTGGAAAGCCGGTTTTGAGCGAAAGAAAATTAGTTCGTAAAGACGGAAGTATCGTTCCCGTTGAAATTAACGCAAAAATTTTGAAAAACGGTTTTTTACAGGGCATCGTTCGAAATATTTCAGAAAGAAAGACAGCGGAAGAAATCGTTCGCCAGGCTCAAAAGATGGAGAGTATAGGATTGTTGGCAGGCGGAGTCGCCCACGATTTTAACAATCTTCTTACAATGATCATGGGAAGCGCGGAAGTGATGAAGTTACGGATCGAAAACGATTCGGATTTGAACAAACAGGTTCTCCGAATTATCGAGGCGGCAAAAAGAGGAGGATCGATTACGAAACAACTTCTTCTTTTTTCAAGACCGGGATCTTCCGAGCTCAAACCGATTTCAATTTCGCATATCATCCGGGAAGTCACGGATATACTTTCCTTTTCTCTTCCAAAAAATATTTCAATAGAAACAAAAATCGATCTTACAAACGGAATCATTCAAGGAGATAGCGGTCATCTTCACCAAGTCATTCTAAACTTGGCCTTAAACGCGAGAGACGCGATGCCCGACGGCGGAAAAATTACGATCAGGGAAACGACCGCAAGAGGGGAAGAAGTTCGCAAAAAATATCCTTCTGGAAAGGCGACCGATTATGTTTGTATCTTAGTTAGCGATACCGGGAAGGGAATGAGTCCCGAAACAAAGCAAAAAATCTTTGAACCATTTTTCACAACGAAAGAAAGGGGAAAAGGAACGGGTCTAGGACTTTCCATCGTCGATACGATCACAAAAAATCATTTCGGCTTCATAGACGTCGAGTCGATTGCAAATAAAGGGACTACTTTTAAACTCTATTTTCCGGCGGTAAGTGCGACCGAATCCTCAAGCTCAGAAAGTGGAAGACAAATAACAAATCTCCATGCAAACGTTTTGATTGTCGACGACGAGATAATGGTCTTGGAAGTTTTGAAGGATATTCTTGAAATATCCGGTTGCAAAGTTTTTACCGCGAATTCAGGAAAGGACGCTGTCGAAATATTTCAAAATCAAGGTCTTCCATTCGATCTTGTGATAACGGACTTAGGAATGCCTGAGATGAGCGGGGACGTTCTTTTCCAAAAATTGAAAGAATTAAAATCAGATATCAAAGTCATCGTAACTTCAGGACATATCGAAAGGGACAAAAAAGACAGGCTTCTCTTTCAAGGTGTACAAGCCATTTTAGATAAACCTTATAAAATCGAAGAAGTACAGTCTGTGATTCGAAAGATCCTCCAATAG
- a CDS encoding ATP-binding protein — MYQAILNLLLNAKDAMNCNGRIKITQSVISKEMILERFESPNSKYYLQLEILDSGEGMDEFTKEKIFHPFSPQKRTGKEPASDLLS; from the coding sequence ATATATCAAGCAATTTTGAACTTACTTTTGAATGCGAAAGATGCAATGAATTGCAACGGAAGAATTAAGATAACACAATCCGTTATTTCGAAAGAAATGATTTTAGAACGTTTCGAGTCGCCTAACTCAAAATATTACCTCCAATTGGAAATTTTGGATTCGGGCGAAGGTATGGACGAATTTACCAAAGAGAAAATCTTTCATCCATTTTCACCACAAAAGAGAACGGGGAAGGAACCGGCCTCGGACTTACTGTCGTGA
- a CDS encoding glycerophosphodiester phosphodiesterase, producing the protein MFLGFKIKVRFFSFTLFSAVFFLYSFSACSSASIVNKPLDGTLDLQGHRGARGLRPENTWPAFEEAIRQGMTTLELDTVLTKDKKIVIHHDSETNPVICQRKDGTEILSQSLYELTLSELKQLDCGTKKNPKYPEQTPVPGTELITIEEFFSLVAKVEKQSAGKGKLKFNIETKFPNDDKAQLPIEIVKEHVSLLVQSVEKAKVTDRTTIQSFYLKALPIVKEINPKLKTSALFSPTYFQGAMMTFGFGNSTRKNALEKTLEVKADIISPYFLYVTNEFVQEAHSHKISVIPWTVNERTEMQRLIEAGVDGIITDYPDRLKNVVKQ; encoded by the coding sequence ATGTTCTTAGGATTTAAAATAAAAGTTCGATTCTTTTCATTTACGCTTTTTTCAGCGGTATTCTTTTTATATTCTTTCAGCGCATGTTCGAGCGCTTCGATTGTCAACAAACCGTTGGATGGAACCTTGGATCTGCAAGGACATCGTGGGGCGCGCGGTCTAAGGCCGGAAAATACATGGCCCGCTTTTGAAGAAGCGATTCGACAAGGGATGACTACGTTAGAGTTGGATACGGTTCTTACCAAAGACAAAAAAATCGTCATTCATCATGATTCCGAAACAAACCCTGTCATCTGTCAGAGAAAAGACGGAACCGAAATTCTTTCTCAATCCTTATATGAGCTTACTTTATCGGAGTTGAAACAACTCGATTGTGGAACCAAAAAAAATCCGAAGTATCCGGAGCAAACTCCTGTTCCCGGAACCGAATTGATAACAATCGAAGAATTTTTTTCCCTCGTCGCAAAAGTCGAAAAACAATCCGCCGGAAAAGGGAAGCTCAAGTTTAACATCGAAACAAAATTCCCGAACGACGATAAGGCGCAGTTGCCTATCGAAATCGTGAAAGAACACGTCAGCCTTTTAGTTCAATCCGTGGAGAAGGCAAAGGTAACGGATCGAACGACGATTCAATCGTTTTATTTGAAAGCGCTTCCGATCGTAAAAGAGATCAATCCTAAGCTCAAAACGAGCGCTCTTTTTTCTCCGACTTATTTTCAAGGGGCGATGATGACTTTCGGCTTTGGAAATTCTACAAGAAAGAATGCTTTAGAAAAAACTCTCGAGGTCAAAGCGGATATCATCTCTCCTTACTTTCTCTACGTAACGAATGAATTCGTACAAGAAGCTCATTCCCATAAAATTTCGGTAATTCCCTGGACGGTCAATGAGCGAACTGAGATGCAACGATTGATCGAAGCGGGTGTGGATGGAATCATTACGGATTACCCGGACCGATTGAAGAATGTAGTAAAACAATAA
- a CDS encoding NADH:flavin oxidoreductase/NADH oxidase family protein yields MSTSASPLSQPLRLPNGQVLPNRIAKSSMEESLADDLFLPGEQIVQLYKRWGQGGAGLLLTGNAMVDPYALTGPGNVIVRDNGSLDRFKRWAEAGKSGGSKMWMQINHPGRQVFGFISETPVAPSAVKVHIPGRMFAKVFGTPRALTEDEIRKIIERFIQAALIAEKSGFDGVEVHAAHGYLLNQFLSPLTNLREDQWGGSLENRARILLEIVNGIQAQTKKEFSVGVKLNSADFQGGGFKEEDAIRVIEMLNKTNIDLLEISGGNYESPAMQGGESNGTKKREAYFLEFAKTARSIATMPLMSTGGFRSKNVMEDAITSGALDVIGIAGPFAFEPDLALKLLSGKTNSVDIKIPNLSNPTFNSLSKMSAIRLQLRRMGQGKEPKLPKSLIGNLILEQIRSRRNAKRYKKFLKIFEFQNAFK; encoded by the coding sequence ATGTCAACATCCGCCTCCCCTCTTTCACAACCTCTTCGTTTGCCGAATGGACAAGTTTTACCGAATCGGATCGCGAAATCTTCGATGGAAGAAAGTTTAGCCGATGATCTGTTCCTCCCGGGAGAACAGATCGTCCAACTCTATAAAAGATGGGGACAAGGGGGCGCAGGATTGCTCCTGACCGGAAATGCTATGGTAGATCCTTATGCTCTCACCGGACCAGGGAACGTGATCGTTCGGGACAACGGAAGTTTGGATCGATTCAAACGATGGGCGGAAGCCGGCAAATCGGGCGGTTCAAAAATGTGGATGCAAATCAATCATCCGGGAAGACAAGTTTTCGGTTTTATCTCGGAAACTCCAGTCGCTCCATCCGCCGTAAAAGTCCATATTCCCGGAAGAATGTTCGCGAAAGTTTTTGGCACACCTCGCGCGCTCACTGAAGACGAAATCCGAAAAATCATAGAACGTTTTATTCAGGCGGCGCTGATTGCGGAAAAATCGGGTTTTGACGGAGTCGAAGTTCACGCCGCACACGGCTATCTTCTCAATCAATTTCTTTCTCCGTTGACCAATCTTCGAGAAGATCAGTGGGGAGGATCGTTGGAAAATCGCGCCAGAATTCTACTCGAAATCGTAAACGGAATCCAAGCTCAAACCAAAAAGGAATTTTCAGTCGGAGTAAAACTCAATTCCGCGGATTTTCAAGGAGGTGGCTTTAAGGAAGAAGACGCGATTCGAGTCATTGAAATGTTAAATAAAACGAATATAGATCTTCTGGAAATCTCCGGGGGAAACTACGAATCCCCTGCAATGCAAGGAGGAGAATCCAACGGCACGAAAAAAAGAGAAGCTTACTTTTTGGAGTTCGCGAAAACGGCAAGATCGATTGCTACGATGCCTTTGATGTCGACTGGAGGTTTTCGTTCCAAAAACGTAATGGAAGACGCGATCACAAGTGGTGCGTTAGACGTCATAGGAATCGCAGGCCCCTTTGCGTTCGAACCGGATTTAGCTTTAAAATTACTTTCCGGAAAAACAAATTCCGTCGATATCAAAATTCCGAATCTTTCCAATCCAACTTTCAACTCTCTTTCAAAAATGTCCGCCATCCGTCTTCAACTCCGAAGAATGGGACAAGGTAAAGAACCGAAACTTCCAAAGTCTTTGATAGGAAATTTAATTTTGGAGCAAATTCGTTCCAGAAGAAACGCAAAAAGATATAAAAAATTTCTTAAGATTTTCGAATTTCAAAACGCGTTCAAATAA
- a CDS encoding TetR/AcrR family transcriptional regulator, with protein sequence MSKTLGWKKLPEDVRRESILVAAMRCFFSKGFEKTSVQDIADTAGLTKGGIYFHFESKEEIRDTLIRDFLNLDRLGFKDPEVVLLPPHLRLKEFLERLANRLTIEGNCSPRLFAEATSNGGIMEKEIVSFYDSLESIFSETIREGQKAGSIINSMSPELLARTILAVFDGLQIQADISPTKRDLQVRGRETLNSFFKNLLLTFDPTCEKTASDLASYRNEDRVDADS encoded by the coding sequence ATGTCGAAAACACTCGGATGGAAAAAGCTACCGGAAGACGTTCGTAGGGAATCAATCCTTGTCGCCGCGATGCGGTGTTTCTTCTCTAAGGGATTCGAAAAGACCTCGGTGCAGGACATTGCCGATACGGCGGGCCTCACCAAAGGTGGGATTTACTTTCATTTTGAAAGTAAGGAAGAAATTCGTGACACTTTGATTCGCGATTTTCTGAATTTGGATCGATTAGGTTTCAAAGATCCGGAAGTCGTTCTACTTCCGCCACATCTTCGTTTAAAAGAATTTTTAGAAAGATTAGCAAACCGACTTACGATCGAAGGAAATTGTTCTCCGCGTTTGTTTGCAGAAGCCACTTCGAACGGCGGAATTATGGAAAAGGAAATCGTTTCTTTTTACGATTCTCTGGAATCTATATTTTCCGAAACGATTCGGGAAGGTCAAAAGGCGGGGAGTATAATAAACTCGATGTCTCCCGAACTTCTCGCTAGAACCATCCTTGCGGTTTTCGACGGATTACAGATTCAAGCGGATATATCTCCCACAAAAAGAGATTTACAGGTAAGAGGAAGGGAAACTCTCAATTCTTTTTTTAAGAATCTGCTTTTAACCTTTGATCCAACCTGCGAAAAAACGGCATCAGATTTAGCCTCGTATCGAAACGAGGATCGAGTAGATGCCGATTCCTAA
- a CDS encoding ATP-binding protein — protein sequence MFTTKENGEGTGLGLTVVKTIIDEHCGFIDFQSTLGKGTSFFLFFPLFEESASVEFDPRII from the coding sequence ATTTTCACCACAAAAGAGAACGGGGAAGGAACCGGCCTCGGACTTACTGTCGTGAAAACAATCATCGATGAACACTGCGGATTTATCGATTTTCAATCGACTCTCGGAAAAGGGACTAGCTTTTTCTTGTTCTTTCCATTGTTTGAAGAATCCGCATCCGTTGAATTCGATCCGAGAATTATCTAA
- a CDS encoding GlcG/HbpS family heme-binding protein: MYQKFLIFIAVCILLTNSGSVMSQNQPNFPDYGNPIRLEVAKKIVLKAEAEAKKNGWKMVISIVDSGGNLVYLEKIDGTQLGSIDISQGKAKCAVNFRRPTKAMEDSVVAGGMGLRLIGIPGVYPLEGGELILEDGKIIGAIGVSGGTSAQDGQVARAGLEAVKD; the protein is encoded by the coding sequence ATGTACCAAAAATTTCTTATTTTCATCGCTGTTTGTATTCTTCTTACAAACTCAGGAAGTGTCATGAGCCAAAACCAACCTAATTTCCCGGATTACGGAAATCCGATTCGTCTCGAAGTAGCGAAAAAAATCGTTCTCAAAGCGGAAGCGGAAGCCAAAAAAAACGGATGGAAGATGGTCATTTCGATCGTGGATTCCGGCGGCAACTTGGTTTATCTTGAAAAAATCGACGGAACCCAACTCGGCTCGATAGACATCTCCCAAGGAAAGGCGAAGTGCGCGGTCAATTTTAGAAGGCCAACGAAGGCAATGGAAGACTCGGTGGTCGCAGGCGGAATGGGCCTTCGTCTGATCGGTATTCCGGGAGTTTATCCTTTGGAAGGAGGAGAGTTGATTCTTGAAGACGGAAAGATCATCGGTGCGATCGGAGTTTCCGGGGGAACTTCAGCCCAAGACGGTCAAGTCGCGAGAGCCGGATTGGAAGCCGTTAAAGATTAA
- a CDS encoding DinB family protein: MFHQNFQSLAGYNLWMNERIFEATEKLPMSIRTLDQKAFFGSIQGTLNHILWGDKIWLSRFQKGGYSFGILTEDTISGVEGQASNHRHEIETNFDHLRKERIKVDHDLVRWIRDGFSETDFFKNLEYQNTKGLSQSTPIFSVLTHLFNHQTHHRGQITTLLFQNGIDPGITDLIYYLRLTAK; encoded by the coding sequence GTGTTTCATCAAAACTTTCAAAGCCTTGCCGGTTATAACCTTTGGATGAATGAACGGATCTTTGAAGCGACGGAAAAACTGCCGATGTCGATTCGAACCTTGGATCAAAAGGCGTTCTTCGGATCCATACAAGGAACTCTCAATCATATTCTTTGGGGAGATAAGATTTGGTTGTCCCGATTTCAGAAAGGGGGATACTCCTTCGGCATTCTTACGGAAGATACGATTTCAGGCGTGGAAGGGCAAGCATCGAATCATCGTCACGAAATAGAAACGAACTTCGATCACTTGAGAAAGGAACGAATCAAAGTGGATCACGATTTGGTTCGTTGGATTCGGGACGGTTTTTCGGAAACCGATTTTTTTAAAAATTTGGAATATCAAAACACGAAAGGGCTCTCGCAGTCGACTCCGATCTTTTCGGTGTTGACCCATCTTTTCAATCACCAAACGCATCATAGGGGACAAATTACAACGTTGTTATTTCAGAACGGAATCGATCCGGGAATAACGGATTTGATCTATTACTTACGATTGACCGCAAAATGA
- the gcvT gene encoding glycine cleavage system aminomethyltransferase GcvT — protein MSQDKKTPLYESHRALGAKMIPFGGWDMPVQYSGIIAEHNATREAAGLFDVSHMGEIFVTGKPDAILNFLESVTCNAVASLSEFQVQYNAVLNEKGGLVDDVTIYKFSPEKYMICSNASNYEAVTAHLLKYLPAKDVQVEDQSLRWHQIALQGPRANEIFSKYLGKELDSIKYYHFAILPFQGEEIIVSRTGYTGEDGFEIYSSIPLGLKLWKEILDFGKSFGLLPCGLGARDTLRIEAKYPLYGHELNESWTPIESGIGWIVKEKQIPFFSSEKILSQKKNGVPSKIVAFSLTEAGVPRENFRVLDSQGNEIGKTTSGTFSPSLKKGIGLALISAEKIKDGEPIQIEIREQPKQAIITTKPFIPGSIRKN, from the coding sequence ATGTCCCAAGATAAAAAAACCCCTCTTTATGAATCCCATCGCGCACTCGGTGCAAAAATGATTCCATTCGGCGGCTGGGACATGCCCGTGCAATATTCGGGGATCATCGCAGAACACAACGCTACCCGAGAAGCCGCCGGACTTTTCGACGTTTCTCATATGGGTGAAATTTTCGTTACTGGCAAACCGGATGCCATTCTCAATTTTTTAGAATCCGTTACCTGCAATGCGGTCGCTTCGCTTTCCGAATTTCAAGTTCAGTACAACGCGGTTCTCAATGAAAAGGGCGGCCTTGTCGACGACGTTACGATCTATAAATTTTCCCCTGAAAAGTATATGATCTGCTCCAACGCTTCCAACTACGAAGCCGTAACGGCGCACTTACTCAAGTATCTTCCTGCAAAAGACGTTCAAGTCGAAGACCAAAGTTTACGTTGGCATCAGATCGCGCTCCAAGGTCCAAGGGCGAACGAGATTTTTTCGAAATACTTAGGAAAAGAATTGGATTCGATCAAATATTATCACTTCGCAATTCTTCCTTTTCAAGGAGAAGAGATCATCGTATCGAGAACCGGATATACGGGAGAAGACGGTTTCGAAATTTATTCTTCCATTCCTCTTGGACTCAAACTCTGGAAAGAAATTTTAGACTTCGGAAAATCCTTCGGTCTTCTCCCTTGCGGTCTCGGCGCAAGAGACACACTTCGTATCGAAGCAAAGTATCCACTTTATGGTCACGAACTCAATGAGTCTTGGACTCCGATCGAGTCCGGAATCGGATGGATCGTTAAGGAAAAACAAATCCCTTTCTTTTCGTCAGAAAAAATTCTTTCTCAAAAGAAGAATGGGGTTCCTTCGAAAATCGTCGCTTTTTCTCTTACGGAAGCCGGAGTTCCAAGAGAAAATTTCCGTGTATTGGATTCTCAAGGAAATGAAATCGGTAAAACAACTTCGGGAACATTTTCCCCTTCTTTGAAAAAAGGAATCGGCCTCGCGCTCATTTCAGCGGAAAAAATCAAAGACGGAGAACCGATTCAGATTGAAATCCGAGAACAACCGAAACAAGCTATCATTACAACAAAGCCTTTTATCCCAGGCAGTATCAGAAAAAATTAA
- a CDS encoding GFA family protein → MSLKKYNGSCHCGRIKFEVDIDLSLGTSKCNCTFCSKVRNWSAMIKPSAFRLLSGKEDLGNYQFGTMSANHKFCKNCGVRICTEGYVEEIGGDFISVSLSTLDDLEPGELVEAPLWYADGRNNNWRSQPAEIRHL, encoded by the coding sequence ATGAGTTTAAAAAAATACAACGGTAGCTGTCACTGCGGAAGAATAAAATTCGAAGTGGATATCGATCTTTCCTTGGGTACTTCCAAGTGTAACTGCACTTTTTGCAGTAAAGTAAGGAATTGGAGTGCGATGATAAAGCCTTCCGCGTTTCGTCTTCTTTCCGGAAAAGAGGATTTGGGAAATTATCAATTCGGGACAATGAGCGCAAATCATAAATTTTGTAAGAACTGCGGAGTTCGAATCTGTACCGAAGGTTATGTCGAAGAAATCGGTGGAGACTTTATCAGTGTGAGTTTATCCACATTGGACGACCTTGAGCCTGGCGAATTGGTGGAAGCGCCGCTCTGGTATGCCGACGGTCGTAACAACAACTGGAGATCGCAACCCGCAGAAATTCGACATCTCTGA
- the gcvH gene encoding glycine cleavage system protein GcvH: MAETQAPAGYLFSEKHEWVKVEGDVALIGISDFAQSALGDIVFVDLPKAGKTIKQFETFGTIESVKAAEDLYAPIGGEVIESNPALSKSPGEVNAKPFDSWMIKVRGFSASELEKLLSSEKYKTFLAGLE; encoded by the coding sequence ATGGCAGAAACGCAAGCGCCCGCAGGATATCTCTTCTCGGAAAAACACGAATGGGTCAAAGTAGAAGGAGACGTTGCTCTCATTGGAATTTCAGACTTCGCACAGTCCGCATTGGGTGACATCGTATTCGTGGATCTTCCCAAAGCCGGAAAAACGATCAAACAATTTGAAACCTTCGGAACCATCGAGTCGGTAAAAGCCGCGGAAGACTTATACGCTCCGATCGGAGGAGAAGTCATCGAATCCAATCCGGCTCTTTCCAAAAGTCCGGGGGAAGTAAACGCAAAACCTTTCGATTCTTGGATGATTAAGGTAAGAGGTTTTTCCGCTTCCGAACTCGAAAAACTTCTCAGTTCCGAAAAATACAAAACGTTCTTAGCGGGACTCGAATAA
- a CDS encoding LA_3696 family protein, translated as MDFIQKLPRKLEDVLGTEGLDQFVDFLNSAFVASRAQILETSADRFELRVSTDISKIKIDLTAFKADMKNDFLEFKILIQSENAKFRSEIRMDIADFNSEIRKEIKELREETNQSRLEIVKSIVEIHKAIAVQTRWMFGAILGSAGLALAIEKILHSFPL; from the coding sequence ATGGATTTCATTCAAAAACTTCCCAGAAAATTGGAAGACGTTCTTGGTACGGAAGGTCTCGATCAATTCGTGGATTTTCTAAACTCTGCCTTTGTTGCTTCTCGAGCACAAATTCTGGAGACTTCTGCCGATCGCTTTGAACTTCGCGTATCCACCGATATATCGAAAATTAAAATCGATCTTACAGCCTTTAAAGCGGACATGAAGAATGATTTTTTAGAGTTCAAGATTCTTATTCAATCGGAGAACGCTAAATTTCGGTCCGAGATCCGAATGGATATTGCAGATTTTAATTCGGAAATCAGAAAAGAAATCAAGGAACTTCGGGAAGAGACGAATCAATCCCGATTGGAAATTGTTAAGTCCATTGTAGAAATTCACAAGGCAATTGCGGTCCAAACCCGCTGGATGTTCGGAGCGATTCTGGGATCGGCAGGATTAGCACTCGCGATAGAAAAGATTTTACATTCCTTTCCTTTATAA